A genomic segment from Neobacillus sp. YX16 encodes:
- a CDS encoding sodium:solute symporter family protein, translated as MSGLDWVVIVAFFLVMILIGFTTFKKVKGSKDYFVGGGKVPWWLGGISHHMGGYSGAVFVAYAALAYTHGFSLYVWWALPIFVSVMVGAYIMAPRWSKLRTKLDIESPTEYLAMRYNLPTQQLIAWSGVLLKLFDVGAKWAAIGILLNVFTGVPIMYGILLSGLVSLIYITVGGIWADLWTDFVQFIVQVVAAFAMFFIVLSKMGGFSSIFGIWDKLPPAHSQPFNEPYSLGYVLVFVFIVFLSYNGGTWNLAARYISSPSGKEAKKSALFSGWLYLIFPLIMFFPMWAAPLILPNLEDPTKSYALLTQELLPSGLVGLVIASLFAATMSMTSSDANTIASVITRDILPTMSNKFKGLDQKKSLTIARITTFIFTFLTLIIAIYSDNFGGVLGLLISWFAALVGPVSIPMLLGLLPVFKRSGSTAAISSIIVGFIMFALTKYGVEWPLYVELGAPVFSSALVFIGLGFLNNKTVSPEIEDMLSAISKSDEELANDKNNKLAL; from the coding sequence ATGAGTGGTCTAGATTGGGTTGTTATAGTGGCATTTTTCTTAGTAATGATTTTAATAGGATTTACGACTTTCAAAAAGGTAAAAGGTTCAAAGGATTATTTTGTAGGAGGTGGAAAGGTCCCTTGGTGGTTAGGTGGGATTTCACACCATATGGGCGGTTATAGTGGAGCTGTATTTGTAGCGTATGCAGCGCTTGCCTATACACATGGATTTAGTTTATATGTTTGGTGGGCACTTCCAATATTTGTATCAGTAATGGTAGGGGCTTACATAATGGCGCCTCGCTGGTCAAAATTGAGAACAAAATTAGATATAGAATCGCCTACTGAATATTTGGCTATGCGTTATAATCTGCCAACCCAACAATTAATTGCATGGAGCGGTGTGCTGCTAAAATTATTCGATGTTGGCGCAAAATGGGCCGCAATTGGTATTTTGTTAAATGTTTTTACAGGTGTGCCAATTATGTATGGAATTTTATTATCTGGTTTAGTTTCATTAATTTATATTACAGTCGGTGGTATTTGGGCAGATCTTTGGACAGACTTTGTTCAATTCATTGTTCAAGTTGTTGCTGCTTTTGCTATGTTCTTTATTGTTTTATCCAAAATGGGTGGCTTCAGTTCAATTTTTGGCATTTGGGATAAACTCCCGCCAGCACATAGCCAGCCATTCAATGAACCGTATTCATTGGGTTATGTATTAGTTTTCGTATTTATCGTGTTTTTAAGTTATAACGGTGGTACTTGGAACCTTGCAGCTCGATATATTTCTTCACCATCAGGAAAAGAAGCAAAGAAATCCGCACTGTTCTCTGGCTGGCTTTACTTGATTTTCCCGTTAATCATGTTCTTCCCAATGTGGGCAGCGCCGTTAATCTTGCCAAATCTTGAAGATCCAACTAAATCATATGCATTACTGACACAAGAATTGTTGCCATCAGGTTTAGTCGGTCTAGTAATTGCATCATTATTTGCTGCTACAATGTCAATGACTTCCTCAGACGCAAATACTATTGCTTCCGTAATCACCAGAGATATTCTTCCAACTATGTCTAACAAATTTAAAGGGCTAGATCAAAAAAAATCTTTAACAATTGCACGAATTACGACATTTATCTTTACATTCTTAACTCTTATTATTGCGATTTACTCTGATAACTTTGGAGGAGTATTAGGTTTATTAATATCATGGTTTGCCGCTTTAGTTGGCCCTGTTTCTATTCCAATGTTGCTAGGACTACTTCCGGTCTTTAAACGGAGTGGTTCTACCGCCGCAATTTCATCCATAATTGTGGGCTTCATCATGTTTGCTCTAACAAAGTATGGGGTTGAATGGCCATTATATGTTGAATTAGGTGCTCCAGTATTCTCTTCAGCACTTGTGTTTATCGGATTAGGATTCTTAAATAATAAAACTGTATCTCCTGAAATTGAAGATATG
- a CDS encoding AAA family ATPase, producing MTVLLDLTYYQSLFNEDNTEIRCRKVLDEVSPVIKPLFQRFVDSLGITLGEEYIVKSYDSTLATTYSDARNPTYAEKKKDSNIGRKYYIKLNRKVDENEHNFLALEFDGISKMIIIHSELNFIPFWAWVRNDKIHNVLHAIPSHYSIFTGWSEKTIIEKDEFIPYIKACVKPRKRPWFQVGTSLPLEGHIEEEVLIKELVDAWEKLGAFRHFYNEEIDVSKKAYDALLSLASTRNIKEINLLGRIYSVDISALENEKTNGKRQAFYIHDGDQLVTKGFLSYLQFHDKNSPFQTIIVQLEGHNHIFTSAREIIGDGTKDWWITKVFATHNLDNHAVMNTAMRLLREHDFQVNGTSYCVGSYNNETQTYVEGAEAVKKNFIKSALLFAHASKKLELPSADSISETAKDNGIETEEGMEPNFTFQEIINMISTSQFTFSKEIVRDLHLNLTALDDKHFVLLSGISGTGKTQLCRLYANAVYGLEYESENPYFTIIPVRPDWTDASALFGYYSSFEKRYVKTEFLDVLLNALKEREKPHFILLDEMNLARVEYYLSDYLSAVESRKEIPLHQDDSITDIPRKLLIPPNFYVLGTINVDETTHSISDKVLDRAFVMTLSDVDFDTYWERADQDLKAALTREFQILRELHQTLAQFELHFGYRSMGEMLQKLYANFQLPEEHQMEPMDALDRVISEKVLTKVRGDERISDMLTRMEQWMSENLLPNSVSLQHVKRMKEELEYYGATQFWR from the coding sequence GTGACCGTTTTGTTAGATCTTACCTATTATCAGTCTTTGTTTAATGAAGACAATACAGAAATTCGTTGTCGAAAGGTACTTGATGAGGTATCGCCAGTAATTAAGCCTTTATTCCAACGATTTGTTGACTCATTAGGGATAACTCTTGGAGAAGAGTATATAGTCAAAAGCTATGATTCCACACTTGCAACCACTTATAGCGATGCCCGGAATCCTACCTACGCGGAAAAGAAAAAGGATTCCAATATTGGCCGTAAATATTACATTAAGCTCAATCGTAAAGTGGATGAAAATGAACATAACTTTTTGGCGCTTGAGTTTGATGGTATTAGTAAAATGATAATTATCCATTCTGAGCTAAATTTCATACCTTTTTGGGCATGGGTTAGAAATGATAAAATACATAATGTGTTACATGCCATTCCGTCTCATTATTCCATTTTTACAGGATGGTCTGAAAAGACGATTATAGAAAAAGATGAATTTATTCCGTATATTAAGGCTTGTGTAAAGCCGCGGAAACGGCCATGGTTCCAAGTGGGAACCAGTCTTCCATTGGAAGGGCATATCGAGGAAGAAGTGCTGATTAAGGAACTCGTTGATGCTTGGGAGAAGCTGGGAGCTTTCCGTCATTTTTATAATGAAGAAATCGATGTTTCGAAGAAAGCATATGATGCTTTACTATCTCTAGCTTCGACTCGGAACATCAAAGAAATCAATTTGCTCGGCCGCATCTATTCCGTTGATATCTCAGCACTAGAAAATGAAAAAACCAATGGGAAACGCCAAGCCTTTTATATTCATGATGGAGATCAATTGGTCACCAAAGGGTTTCTCAGTTACCTTCAATTTCATGATAAGAATTCACCGTTTCAAACGATTATTGTACAGCTAGAGGGTCATAATCATATTTTTACGAGCGCGAGAGAAATAATCGGGGATGGCACAAAGGATTGGTGGATTACAAAAGTGTTTGCGACACACAATCTGGACAACCATGCTGTGATGAATACTGCCATGCGCTTATTAAGGGAGCATGATTTTCAAGTCAACGGCACTTCTTATTGTGTCGGCAGCTACAATAATGAAACACAGACGTATGTTGAAGGCGCCGAGGCAGTTAAGAAGAACTTTATCAAATCAGCTCTTCTTTTTGCCCATGCTAGTAAAAAACTCGAATTACCTTCAGCGGATTCAATATCTGAGACAGCTAAAGATAATGGAATAGAAACAGAAGAGGGCATGGAACCAAATTTTACCTTTCAAGAAATTATCAATATGATATCAACTAGTCAATTTACTTTTTCAAAAGAGATTGTCCGTGACCTACATTTGAACCTTACCGCACTAGATGATAAGCATTTTGTCCTGTTAAGCGGGATATCGGGTACAGGAAAAACGCAACTCTGCCGCCTTTACGCTAATGCTGTCTATGGTTTGGAATATGAGAGTGAAAATCCATATTTCACCATTATCCCTGTGCGTCCGGACTGGACAGATGCGAGTGCGCTTTTCGGATATTATAGTTCATTTGAAAAACGGTATGTAAAAACAGAATTTCTAGATGTCCTATTGAATGCATTAAAGGAACGGGAAAAACCTCATTTTATTTTGTTGGATGAAATGAACTTGGCTCGTGTCGAGTATTACTTAAGTGATTATTTAAGTGCGGTTGAATCACGAAAGGAAATTCCTCTGCACCAGGACGATTCGATTACGGATATTCCTAGGAAACTCTTAATTCCACCTAATTTCTATGTATTGGGAACGATTAATGTCGATGAAACGACACATTCTATTTCCGATAAAGTCCTTGATCGTGCATTTGTTATGACGTTGTCAGATGTGGATTTTGATACATATTGGGAAAGAGCTGACCAGGACTTGAAAGCAGCACTAACCCGAGAATTTCAGATACTTAGAGAATTACATCAAACTTTAGCCCAATTTGAACTGCATTTTGGTTACAGGTCTATGGGGGAAATGCTTCAAAAATTATATGCTAACTTTCAGCTTCCAGAAGAGCACCAGATGGAACCTATGGATGCTCTAGACCGTGTCATTTCTGAAAAGGTATTAACAAAAGTCAGGGGAGATGAACGGATATCAGATATGCTTACCAGAATGGAACAGTGGATGTCAGAGAATCTACTTCCTAATTCTGTCTCACTTCAACATGTGAAACGGATGAAAGAGGAGCTGGAGTATTATGGAGCTACACAATTCTGGAGATAG
- a CDS encoding tyrosine-type recombinase/integrase — MATLINKEVHPHQLRLSHATHLLNNGATIDVIQSPLGQEKSETTRIYAHLSGSIRRGIL, encoded by the coding sequence ATGGCTACTTTAATCAACAAAGAAGTCCATCCACATCAACTACGCCTCAGCCATGCTACCCACCTTTTAAACAACGGAGCTACTATTGATGTTATTCAAAGTCCACTAGGGCAGGAAAAAAGCGAGACCACTAGGATTTATGCTCATTTAAGTGGAAGCATTAGAAGAGGGATTTTATAG
- a CDS encoding DUF2357 domain-containing protein encodes MELHNSGDSILELWDIRQGWIPFLDAYLTEATEYKLRYKGDLVEVRIQNIPLPFYKQENGYYAAFITPFQYGILKIIINGKPYETYIYPDDRKLTEEQFNMMLEEILEEANSCFQLSGLETNVNASGRNRDISWTQWSYIDQSFFQLKQVFSKIEKQPFRRLEKFSMMMKREKVKHSEQVTLRWLDVKGHGEDIPSNVENTKTLESVNLYENQVLKQQLQDLYRLLRKFEGVESKAIAGKSAKYRAVVERWLISPFITEITANKGPYTITQKFRKHPVYRIWYQWFDMLYKHNREGIGFDYPISLKDTFQLYEMWCFMRIVKVLRESGLVLTTSSLFQTKKDGIFLELAENKESKIQLIGGLSLFYQRTYQFNTKSFHTYTQRMIPDIVIEGENGIIIFDPKYRVPDNLGTALGEMHKYRDGIIHRETGKRAVQEVFILTPTKDEQAEGLRYFREDYQERYRMGAIQAAPGFEDDNLKEKILASIESLSALQK; translated from the coding sequence ATGGAGCTACACAATTCTGGAGATAGCATTCTTGAACTATGGGATATAAGGCAAGGGTGGATTCCCTTTCTTGATGCGTATCTAACAGAGGCAACAGAATATAAGCTTCGCTATAAAGGGGACCTGGTAGAGGTTAGGATTCAGAATATTCCCCTGCCATTTTACAAGCAAGAAAATGGTTATTATGCTGCTTTCATCACACCGTTTCAGTACGGTATCTTAAAGATAATTATTAACGGTAAACCCTATGAAACATACATCTATCCGGATGATCGAAAGCTGACAGAAGAGCAGTTTAATATGATGCTGGAAGAAATCCTCGAGGAGGCAAATAGCTGTTTCCAACTAAGCGGCTTAGAGACTAATGTGAACGCTTCTGGAAGAAACCGTGATATTTCTTGGACACAGTGGAGCTATATCGACCAGTCTTTCTTTCAATTAAAACAAGTTTTTTCTAAAATAGAAAAGCAGCCATTCCGTCGCTTAGAAAAGTTTTCAATGATGATGAAAAGAGAAAAAGTAAAGCATTCTGAACAAGTAACATTGCGTTGGCTGGATGTAAAGGGCCATGGGGAGGATATACCAAGTAATGTGGAAAATACTAAGACTCTTGAAAGTGTTAACCTTTACGAAAATCAAGTGTTAAAGCAGCAGCTGCAGGATTTGTATAGGCTCCTGCGGAAATTTGAAGGTGTCGAGAGTAAGGCTATAGCAGGTAAATCTGCAAAATACAGGGCTGTGGTAGAACGGTGGCTGATTAGTCCGTTTATCACGGAAATAACTGCTAACAAAGGTCCTTACACCATTACGCAAAAGTTTCGCAAGCATCCAGTTTACCGTATCTGGTACCAATGGTTTGACATGCTTTACAAACATAACCGAGAAGGGATTGGCTTTGATTATCCGATTTCACTAAAGGACACATTTCAATTGTATGAAATGTGGTGTTTTATGAGGATTGTGAAAGTTTTAAGGGAATCAGGGCTAGTACTTACTACGAGTAGCTTATTTCAAACGAAGAAGGATGGAATTTTTCTGGAGCTGGCTGAAAATAAAGAAAGTAAAATTCAATTAATAGGCGGGCTTTCCTTATTCTATCAACGTACATATCAATTTAATACAAAGAGCTTCCACACTTATACGCAAAGGATGATTCCTGACATCGTGATTGAAGGGGAAAATGGAATTATTATCTTTGACCCTAAGTACCGAGTACCAGACAATCTCGGTACAGCTCTTGGCGAAATGCACAAATATCGTGATGGAATTATCCATCGTGAAACTGGCAAAAGGGCGGTACAGGAGGTTTTTATCCTAACACCTACCAAAGATGAGCAGGCGGAAGGGCTAAGGTATTTCCGAGAGGATTATCAAGAGAGGTACAGGATGGGGGCCATTCAAGCTGCACCGGGGTTTGAGGATGATAATCTAAAGGAAAAGATACTGGCCAGTATCGAGAGTTTAAGTGCTTTACAAAAGTAA